In a genomic window of Clupea harengus unplaced genomic scaffold, Ch_v2.0.2, whole genome shotgun sequence:
- the socs1a gene encoding suppressor of cytokine signaling 1a — protein MVAHSPLEGNTGPAECRASIEPSVADSPSHRPRSCQTSRQESQTHFRPFKNERDFKTITQTTSMLENSGFYWGPMTVEEAHHKLKNETLGTFLIRDSRQKDVFFTLSYRAQTGPISIRINYQASCFSLSGSKESFDSLFKLLEYYITSPKKSLTRPYRKVQVQSLQELCRRRIIETCGEDLDIDRIPVNPILKDFLHSFPYRL, from the coding sequence ATGGTAGCACACAGTCCACTGGAAGGCAACACAGGCCCAGCTGAATGCAGAGCGAGCATTGAGCCCTCAGTGGCAGACTCCCCGTCCCACCGGCCTAGGTCCTGCCAGACCAGCCGGCAGGAGAGCCAGACACACTTCCGCCCATTCAAGAACGAGCGAGACTTTAAGACCATCACGCAGACCACCTCCATGCTGGAGAATAGTGGCTTCTACTGGGGTCCGATGACTGTGGAGGAAGCCCATCACAAACTGAAGAACGAGACCCTAGGGACCTTCCTCATCCGCGACAGCCGTCAGAAAGACGTCTTCTTCACCTTGAGCTACCGGGCACAGACGGGACCCATCAGCATACGCATCAACTACCAGGCCTCATGCTTCAGCCTGTCAGGGAGCAAGGAGTCCTTCGACTCGCTATTCAAACTGTTGGAATACTACATCACCTCACCCAAAAAGAGCCTGACACGCCCCTACAGGAAAGTACAGGTGCAGTCTTTACAAGAGCTGTGCCGACGCAGGATCATAGAGACATGCGGAGAGGACCTGGACATAGACCGCATCCCCGTCAATCCCATCCTCAAAGACTTCTTACATTCCTTTCCCTATCGGTTATGA